The genomic stretch TACAAATGGACTCAATGGATTTTCCTAAGAATGGTTGAAAAAGGATTAGCTTATGTTGATGAAATTCCGGTTAACTGGTGCCCAGCACTTGGTACAGTTTTAGCTAACGAAGAAGTAATCAATGGAAAAAGTGAGCGTGGGGGACATCCGGTTGAGCGTCGTCCAATGAAACAATGGATCTTAAAAATCACAGCATATGCTGACCGTTTATTAGAAGATCTAGAAGAATTAGATTGGCCTGAAAGCTTAAAAGAAATGCAACGTAACTGGATTGGACGTTCTGAAGGTGCTGAAGTTTACTTTAATGTTGATGGATTCGATGAAAAGGTAACTGTATTTACAACTCGTCCTGATACATTATTTGGTGCAACTTATGTTGTATTAGCTCCAGAACATGATTTAGTAAGTAAAATTACTACTGCTGATCAAAAAGAATCTGTTGAAGCATATATCGATTCAGTTAAATCGAAAAGTGATTTAGAGCGTACTGATTTAGCGAAAGATAAATCAGGTGTTTTCACAGGAGCTTATGCAGTTAATCCTGTAAATAACGAAAAACTTCCAATTTGGATTGCTGATTACGTACTTGCAAGTTATGGAACTGGTGCAGTTATGGCAGTACCCGGACATGACGAGCGCGATCACGAATTCGCAGTTAAATTTAAATTACCAATCGTTGAAGTTGTTGAAGGTGGAGACGTTCAAAAAGAAGCTTACGCTGGCGATGGCAAACATGTTAACTCTGATTTCTTAAATGGATTAAATAAAGAAGAAGCACTTACAAAAGTGATCGAGTGGTTAGATTCTTCAAAAGCAGGGGAGAAAAAAGTTACTTATCGTCTACGCGATTGGTTATTCTCTCGTCAAAGATATTGGGGAGAACCGATTCCAGTAATTTTCTGGGAAGATGGTACGATGACAGTTGTTCCTGATGAAGAGCTACCATTAATTCTTCCGAAAACTGAAGACATCCGTCCAAGTGGTACTGGTGAGTCACCATTAGCAAATATTGCTGATTGGGTTAATGTAGTAGATCCAGTAACAGGTAAAAAAGGAAGACGTGAAACAAATACAATGCCACAATGGGGCGGAAGCTGCTGGTATTACTTACGTTATATTGATCCAACTAATAACGAAGCAATCGCAGATACAGAATTACTAAAGCATTGGCTACCAGTTGATGTATATATTGGTGGAGCAGAGCATGCAGTTCTTCACTTACTTTACGCTCGTTTCTGGCATAAATTCCTTTACGATTTAGGAGTAGTTCCTACTAAAGAGCCATTCCAAAAACTTTTCAACCAAGGAATGATCTTAGGGGAAAATAATGAAAAAATGTCTAAGTCAAAAGGGAATGTTGTAAATCCTGATGATATCGTAGCGAGCCATGGTGCCGATACTTTACGCTTATACGAAATGTTCATGGGCCCATTAGATGCATCAATCGCTTGGTCAGAAAATGGATTAGACGGTTCTCGTCGTTTCTTAGACCGAGTATGGCGTTTGTTTATCACGGATAACGAAGAGCTATCAGATAAAATTGTTGAAGGTGTTACTTCAAGCAGTCTTGATAAAACATACCACCAAACAGTGAAGAAAGTAACAGAGGACTTTGAAGGTCTACGCTTTAATACTGCTATTTCACAAATGATGGTGTTTATCAATGAAGCATATAAAGCTGATCAATTACCAAAAGAAATGGTTGAAGGTTTCGCTAAACTATTAGCACCAGTAGCTCCGCATATTGGTGAAGAACTTTGGAGTAAATTAGGTCATAGCGATTCAATTTCATATGCTACATGGCCAGCATACGATGAAGCTAAGCTTGTAGAAGATGAGATTGAAATCGTAGTACAAATTAACGGTAAAGTAAAAGCAAAATTACTTGTAGCCAAAGATGCTTCTCGTGAGCAAATGGAGCAAATTGCATTATCAGACGATGCAGTTAAGGAACAAGTTGAAGGAAAAACTGTTCGTAAAATTATTGCTGTACCAGGTAAATTAGTTAATATTGTTGCTAACTAAATAAACAAAATGTGAGGGTCCCGAAAGTATAACTTTCTATAGGGACCCTCTTTTTTTGTAGGTAAAAATTGAAAAGCTACTTTGTAATAAAAGTAGAGCATCGTAAACCAAGGGGAGAAACGCAAATAAAAAAAGAGGAATCGCAAATAAAATTAGGAAATCGCAATTGAATCCAGCATAATCGCAAATAACGATAATACTGTCTCAAATGATGCGAAATAAGATTAAAATTAGCTATTTATTTATAAAATAGATTGATAAGTTAGGCTTCAAGTGAAAAACTCTGTTAAGATACGCCTTACAATTGGGTATTCCAGAAGCATTTGCGATCTGTAAGAAGGGTTTGAAAAAAGTCTTGCAAATTACGCCTTTTCTACAGGATTTTCCAATTAGACGTACTTTTTGCATAGATCTTAATTAGTTGTTAAGATGTTGCTATATAGAGAGGATGTGCAATTATGAATTCAATTACAGTAAATGAAGTTAAAGAGCGTTTAGACGTAGGTGAAACGCTATTTTTAGTTGATGTACGTGAGGATTATGAGGTTGAGTACGGTAAAATTCCGGAAGCAGTACATATTCCAATGGGGCAAATTCCTAATAAATTAGATGTCTTTAATAAAGAGTTTGAATACATTTTCATTTGTAAGGCAGGAGTTCGTAGTGAGAATGTTTGTGAGTATTTAAATGAGCTAGGTTATAAGGCGATTAATATGGAAGGCGGTATGATGGCCTGGGAAGGCGAAGTAGAATAAATAATTTTTTTACTTTGTCTACTGCACTAAAAACCAACGATTTCGTTGGTTTTTTTATTTGTCATGATTAAATGGGCTAATGTTTTTTTGAGTTAGGTATATTAACCATGTAGTTGTGACATATATTAAAGTAGAACCTCATATATTTTTTCAT from Arthrobacter citreus encodes the following:
- a CDS encoding leucine--tRNA ligase; this translates as MSFNHRSIEQKWQSYWLENKTFKTTDDTSRPKFYALDMFPYPSGAGLHVGHPEGYTATDILSRMKRMQGYNVLHPMGWDAFGLPAEQYALDTGNDPAEFTEKNINTFRNQIQALGFSYDWDREINTTDPDYYKWTQWIFLRMVEKGLAYVDEIPVNWCPALGTVLANEEVINGKSERGGHPVERRPMKQWILKITAYADRLLEDLEELDWPESLKEMQRNWIGRSEGAEVYFNVDGFDEKVTVFTTRPDTLFGATYVVLAPEHDLVSKITTADQKESVEAYIDSVKSKSDLERTDLAKDKSGVFTGAYAVNPVNNEKLPIWIADYVLASYGTGAVMAVPGHDERDHEFAVKFKLPIVEVVEGGDVQKEAYAGDGKHVNSDFLNGLNKEEALTKVIEWLDSSKAGEKKVTYRLRDWLFSRQRYWGEPIPVIFWEDGTMTVVPDEELPLILPKTEDIRPSGTGESPLANIADWVNVVDPVTGKKGRRETNTMPQWGGSCWYYLRYIDPTNNEAIADTELLKHWLPVDVYIGGAEHAVLHLLYARFWHKFLYDLGVVPTKEPFQKLFNQGMILGENNEKMSKSKGNVVNPDDIVASHGADTLRLYEMFMGPLDASIAWSENGLDGSRRFLDRVWRLFITDNEELSDKIVEGVTSSSLDKTYHQTVKKVTEDFEGLRFNTAISQMMVFINEAYKADQLPKEMVEGFAKLLAPVAPHIGEELWSKLGHSDSISYATWPAYDEAKLVEDEIEIVVQINGKVKAKLLVAKDASREQMEQIALSDDAVKEQVEGKTVRKIIAVPGKLVNIVAN
- a CDS encoding rhodanese-like domain-containing protein; this translates as MNSITVNEVKERLDVGETLFLVDVREDYEVEYGKIPEAVHIPMGQIPNKLDVFNKEFEYIFICKAGVRSENVCEYLNELGYKAINMEGGMMAWEGEVE